A single window of Stomatohabitans albus DNA harbors:
- the nusA gene encoding transcription termination factor NusA: MKPMDISAIEMIAREKNLSFDTVLEAMESAMANAYKRTHDTDHARVVINRSTGEVTVFAQTFDEHDQLVEEWVDTPEDPGGRMIAMTVKQVLTQRLREAEREQTVGEYAGKEGDLVTGTIQLHDNRTVVLDLGNAEAVLPMGEQVPTEQYHHGERIRAIVTEVKRKGTGPAILVSRTHPDLVTALFRLEVPEIESGIVTIKAIAREAGYRTKIAVQSQDPAVDPVGACVGPRGQRVRAIVDALAQEKIDIITWSEEPAQLVANALSPAKVREVYLYPDEQLAIVIVPDYQLPLAIGRDGQNARLAHRLTKWRIDIKSETQFAEEQAAAQAWLDEQGVDAAEAGEDVAPLVDDAPALTNDAEPEPAEPIDGDSDEVAPSVPNEAPDEQEV; this comes from the coding sequence ATGAAACCCATGGATATCAGTGCAATTGAGATGATTGCACGCGAGAAGAACCTGTCCTTTGACACGGTGTTAGAAGCAATGGAATCAGCCATGGCCAATGCGTACAAGCGCACCCATGACACGGATCATGCGCGAGTCGTTATCAACCGCTCCACTGGTGAAGTCACGGTATTTGCACAGACATTCGATGAGCATGATCAGCTTGTTGAGGAGTGGGTTGATACCCCAGAAGATCCGGGTGGACGTATGATCGCGATGACGGTCAAACAGGTACTCACCCAGCGCCTGCGTGAGGCAGAGCGGGAACAAACGGTGGGGGAGTATGCCGGCAAAGAAGGTGACCTCGTTACGGGCACCATCCAGCTTCATGACAACCGCACCGTTGTCCTTGACTTGGGGAATGCGGAAGCCGTACTGCCCATGGGTGAACAGGTGCCAACGGAGCAATACCACCATGGGGAGCGGATCCGTGCGATCGTTACTGAGGTAAAGCGCAAAGGAACCGGCCCAGCCATCTTGGTCAGTCGTACCCATCCTGATCTAGTCACTGCGTTATTCCGGCTTGAAGTCCCCGAAATTGAGTCCGGTATTGTCACGATTAAAGCCATTGCCCGCGAAGCTGGCTATCGCACAAAAATTGCGGTACAGAGCCAAGACCCAGCTGTTGATCCAGTTGGAGCGTGCGTTGGTCCTCGCGGTCAGCGTGTACGGGCCATTGTCGATGCGTTGGCTCAAGAAAAAATTGACATCATCACGTGGAGTGAAGAACCAGCTCAGCTTGTTGCCAATGCGTTAAGCCCAGCCAAGGTTCGTGAGGTCTACCTCTACCCTGATGAACAGCTTGCTATTGTCATTGTGCCCGATTACCAGTTGCCGTTAGCCATTGGGCGCGATGGGCAGAATGCACGCCTGGCGCACCGGCTCACGAAGTGGCGGATTGATATCAAGTCCGAAACCCAGTTCGCTGAAGAACAAGCCGCTGCTCAAGCGTGGCTGGATGAACAGGGTGTAGATGCTGCTGAGGCTGGCGAAGATGTGGCACCACTTGTTGATGACGCTCCAGCGTTAACAAATGATGCTGAACCAGAGCCCGCTGAACCCATTGATGGTGACTCAGATGAGGTTGCACCGTCAGTGCCAAACGAAGCGCCGGATGAGCAAGAGGTCTAA
- the rimP gene encoding hypothetical protein produces MANDNEAVSTDLRQFLTGVVPSSIEIVAVRVAGKPPARKVTIIIGKVGGLTLDEVADTASVINQALDEVENTPKDPVPGEYTLEVTTPGVNWPLTTQADFVRVGTHSVTVQPHDGASVTGPVVQATDDAVTIKTDAGPVTVEYRNIRKAVQTLPF; encoded by the coding sequence ATGGCCAACGATAATGAAGCGGTCAGCACGGACCTTCGTCAGTTCCTCACTGGTGTTGTGCCGTCATCAATTGAGATAGTTGCCGTTCGTGTGGCTGGTAAGCCACCAGCACGCAAGGTTACGATCATCATCGGCAAGGTTGGTGGATTGACCCTTGATGAGGTTGCTGATACCGCGAGTGTGATTAACCAAGCACTTGATGAGGTCGAGAACACGCCCAAGGACCCAGTCCCTGGGGAGTACACCTTAGAAGTAACCACGCCAGGCGTGAATTGGCCATTAACAACACAAGCAGACTTTGTTCGTGTTGGAACCCATTCGGTCACCGTCCAACCCCACGATGGTGCATCGGTGACTGGGCCAGTTGTCCAGGCGACCGATGATGCGGTCACGATCAAAACTGATGCCGGTCCCGTTACGGTGGAATATAGGAACATCCGGAAGGCTGTTCAGACACTACCGTTTTAA
- the ispG gene encoding flavodoxin-dependent (E)-4-hydroxy-3-methylbut-2-enyl-diphosphate synthase, with protein MSSLPLLPQTPADAPHNDPPQRRVSRQIQVGDVAVGGGAPISVQSMTTTKTHDINATLQQIAELNAAGVDIVRIAVPRQEDADVLGIIAQKSPVPIVTDIHFQWKYAMAAIEAGVAKVRINPGNIHKAGDKSKVRLIGDAAREKHIPIRIGVNGGSLEARLIHKYGGVTPEALVESALDEAHILEDVDFGDIAISVKHSDPWVMIQTYRLLAKSCDYPLHLGVTEAGPAGTGSIKSAVGIGTLLAEGIGDTIRVSLSSPPVEEVKAGITMLESLHLRERGLDVVSCPGCGRVQVDIWTLSTQVQDALDGLIDVPMRVAVMGCIVNGPGEAREADLGVASGNGKGQIIKKGQVVKTVPEDEIVGTLIEMATEMADEIRNERGEGEPAVVTA; from the coding sequence ATGTCCTCTCTTCCGCTATTACCCCAAACCCCAGCTGATGCCCCACATAACGACCCGCCTCAACGCCGTGTGAGCCGCCAGATTCAGGTTGGAGATGTTGCTGTCGGGGGCGGTGCGCCAATTAGCGTGCAATCGATGACGACAACAAAAACGCATGACATCAACGCCACATTGCAGCAAATTGCGGAGCTCAATGCTGCCGGTGTTGACATTGTGCGCATTGCTGTTCCCCGTCAAGAGGATGCTGACGTATTGGGGATTATCGCCCAAAAGAGCCCTGTTCCGATTGTGACGGATATTCATTTCCAATGGAAATACGCCATGGCCGCGATCGAAGCGGGGGTTGCGAAGGTGCGTATCAATCCAGGCAATATCCACAAAGCAGGGGATAAGTCGAAGGTGCGCCTCATCGGGGATGCGGCGCGTGAGAAGCATATTCCGATCCGTATCGGAGTGAATGGCGGGTCACTCGAAGCCCGGCTCATTCATAAATACGGTGGGGTGACCCCTGAAGCCCTTGTTGAAAGTGCATTGGATGAGGCCCACATTCTTGAGGATGTTGATTTCGGTGATATTGCCATCAGCGTGAAGCACTCGGACCCGTGGGTCATGATTCAAACCTACCGACTTCTGGCTAAATCCTGTGACTATCCCCTTCACCTCGGCGTGACCGAAGCTGGTCCAGCCGGAACCGGCAGCATCAAAAGTGCAGTTGGCATCGGCACCCTATTAGCCGAAGGGATTGGTGACACCATTCGGGTTTCACTCTCAAGTCCGCCAGTTGAAGAGGTGAAGGCGGGCATCACGATGCTTGAGTCCTTGCATTTGCGTGAGCGTGGCCTTGATGTGGTGTCGTGCCCAGGGTGTGGACGGGTGCAAGTGGATATTTGGACACTCAGTACCCAAGTTCAAGACGCGCTGGATGGCCTCATTGATGTCCCGATGCGGGTGGCGGTGATGGGGTGCATCGTGAATGGGCCTGGTGAGGCGCGCGAAGCTGACCTTGGGGTTGCTAGTGGGAATGGGAAGGGCCAGATCATCAAGAAAGGGCAGGTTGTAAAAACCGTTCCCGAAGATGAAATCGTCGGCACACTTATTGAAATGGCCACGGAGATGGCTGATGAGATACGTAACGAGCGTGGCGAGGGGGAGCCTGCAGTTGTTACTGCGTAG
- a CDS encoding MMPL family transporter, translating to MPTARPPFTQRLAVASATHPYRVLVGWLVICVVMGALATTSLSDHLTSAFTLGGDYQSVRAKTVLEEAGLPPVSTTRETILVDAGDQLTADDPAFTTREATIADNIRDALSHVLTEANGKPVSVAALTLEDLESGELPAPSVIDRQTIQRLVDQARSDREAAFRSRGDALAVRGDALLAQEEALKQAQESIQSQVQQGLLSPQDAAAQGAELAAQGQTLAQAATDLNTDREALDADIAQATHDADAQLAKVDTVIDSLTGKDNHSSIILVNAGQPINTINIEDWTERIQAQRDGQLTVTTLGQRSIQHAFSHIVEEDLSNAELTGVPITLLVLVVVFGALIAALNSLLLAVVAITCALGLAAVVGQVMTLQLFVTNMISMLGLAVGIDYCLFVTERYREERRRGRPTKDAIAIAGGTSGMAMTFSGATVILSLLGIMFVPLNVYQSMSLGAVLVVSMAVAAVLTLLPAILVLLGDRINWPVRTRSKSLEAIDERWLYSGFFGQLTKLSVTHPWAVMTASVAFLVALAIPALSLQTGFVGADSLPRGDVADGVHRLYDQWGEGQLFPVELVATTPERQRDLTMLEQTLVDDPLVETVLPIETSKNGKVSRLDLHLKTSPSDPKSYDWVRNFRAEHAPEGDDQGLLVGGQSAGELDMQLMLAPTTPLAIGFVLTLSFILLMIAFRSLIVPIKAMIYNLLSVGATYGVMTLVFAHGWGLDLLGYTHTPKIEAWLPILLFSVLFGLSMDYHVFILSRMREHYDRTGNNRESVAMGIRSTSRIITGAALIMVVVFMTFSFGSATQIQQLGFGLAVAVFLDATVIRSLLVPSVMVLMDHLNWWLPGWLRWLPKINIEGPPAEDILDPPTQETTTKV from the coding sequence GTGCCAACAGCTCGTCCACCGTTCACCCAACGCCTCGCCGTCGCCAGTGCGACGCACCCATATCGTGTGCTTGTGGGGTGGTTGGTTATCTGTGTGGTCATGGGGGCGCTAGCTACCACATCACTCTCGGACCACTTGACGTCAGCATTCACGCTGGGTGGCGACTACCAGAGCGTTCGGGCTAAAACTGTACTTGAAGAAGCTGGGCTACCACCGGTTTCAACCACTCGAGAAACCATATTGGTTGATGCTGGTGACCAACTCACTGCCGATGATCCCGCATTCACCACACGAGAAGCCACCATCGCCGATAACATCCGCGATGCGCTCAGTCACGTACTGACCGAAGCCAATGGCAAACCGGTGTCCGTTGCGGCACTGACCCTAGAAGATTTGGAATCCGGAGAACTTCCTGCACCGAGTGTTATTGACCGTCAAACTATTCAGCGGCTTGTTGATCAGGCAAGAAGCGACCGTGAAGCGGCGTTTCGCTCCCGAGGTGATGCCTTGGCTGTTCGTGGTGACGCCTTACTTGCACAAGAAGAAGCCCTTAAACAAGCACAAGAATCCATACAATCCCAAGTCCAGCAAGGCCTCCTCTCCCCTCAAGATGCCGCAGCACAAGGGGCTGAACTCGCCGCCCAAGGTCAAACCCTCGCCCAAGCCGCAACTGATTTAAATACCGACCGTGAAGCCCTTGATGCTGATATTGCGCAAGCAACACACGATGCGGATGCACAGTTGGCCAAGGTCGATACCGTCATCGACTCCTTAACCGGCAAGGACAACCACAGCAGCATCATCTTGGTTAATGCTGGCCAGCCGATCAATACGATCAATATCGAAGACTGGACTGAACGCATACAAGCACAACGTGATGGACAACTTACCGTCACAACCTTAGGCCAACGTTCCATTCAACATGCGTTCAGCCATATCGTCGAAGAGGATCTATCAAACGCTGAGCTGACCGGAGTGCCCATTACCCTGCTGGTCCTTGTCGTTGTTTTTGGCGCACTCATTGCAGCGTTGAACTCATTGCTCCTTGCCGTTGTCGCCATTACCTGCGCCTTAGGACTCGCGGCAGTGGTAGGGCAGGTCATGACGTTACAACTCTTTGTGACCAATATGATCTCAATGCTTGGCTTGGCTGTTGGAATTGATTACTGCCTCTTTGTAACCGAACGCTATCGAGAAGAACGCCGCCGTGGCCGCCCGACCAAGGACGCTATCGCCATCGCCGGTGGCACAAGCGGCATGGCCATGACCTTTAGTGGTGCAACGGTCATTTTGTCGTTATTGGGCATTATGTTTGTGCCGCTCAATGTCTATCAATCCATGAGTTTGGGTGCCGTGCTCGTCGTCAGCATGGCGGTAGCTGCCGTGCTCACCCTCCTACCCGCCATTCTTGTACTCCTTGGCGACCGTATTAACTGGCCAGTACGAACACGATCCAAGTCCCTAGAAGCCATTGATGAACGCTGGCTCTACAGCGGGTTTTTTGGGCAACTGACAAAGCTCAGCGTAACGCACCCTTGGGCGGTCATGACTGCTTCAGTTGCCTTCCTCGTAGCACTGGCTATCCCTGCTTTATCACTACAGACCGGATTTGTTGGCGCTGATAGTTTGCCTCGCGGCGATGTTGCCGACGGAGTACATCGCCTCTATGACCAATGGGGGGAAGGGCAACTCTTTCCCGTTGAACTCGTTGCAACCACGCCTGAACGTCAGCGTGATCTGACCATGCTCGAACAAACCCTCGTCGATGATCCACTCGTTGAAACGGTACTTCCTATTGAGACGAGTAAAAACGGGAAGGTCAGCCGGCTAGACCTCCACCTCAAAACAAGCCCATCAGACCCAAAATCCTATGATTGGGTACGCAATTTTCGAGCCGAACATGCCCCTGAAGGGGACGACCAAGGGCTGCTCGTTGGTGGCCAGAGCGCCGGTGAGTTGGATATGCAACTGATGCTCGCCCCAACAACCCCATTGGCAATCGGGTTCGTACTGACCCTGAGTTTCATCTTGTTGATGATCGCATTCCGAAGCCTCATCGTCCCGATTAAGGCGATGATCTACAACTTGCTCAGTGTGGGCGCTACCTACGGGGTAATGACGTTAGTCTTTGCACACGGTTGGGGGCTGGATCTGTTGGGGTACACCCACACGCCCAAAATAGAAGCCTGGCTGCCCATCTTGTTATTTAGCGTCCTGTTTGGCCTCAGTATGGATTATCACGTATTCATCCTGAGCCGAATGCGTGAACACTATGACCGCACCGGCAATAACCGAGAAAGCGTTGCGATGGGCATTCGTTCTACATCTCGCATTATTACTGGTGCGGCCCTCATCATGGTGGTCGTCTTCATGACCTTTTCCTTTGGTTCAGCCACCCAAATCCAACAATTGGGCTTTGGCTTGGCCGTTGCGGTTTTCCTCGACGCTACAGTGATTCGTTCTCTCCTGGTGCCATCGGTGATGGTGCTTATGGACCATCTCAACTGGTGGCTTCCCGGTTGGTTACGTTGGCTTCCAAAGATCAATATTGAAGGGCCACCAGCTGAGGACATCCTCGACCCGCCTACCCAAGAAACTACTACTAAGGTGTAA
- a CDS encoding D-isomer specific 2-hydroxyacid dehydrogenase family protein, translated as MSQQHRPNPGSTANRPAHMLTPTPGPVALAPLDAVRDIHRNALIDGGATIGDLGPDTKGLFFLDYFRAHELAGILAEHPGIEWVQLPYAGVDAFGETIAEFGDRVLFTSAKGAYSEPVAEHALGLTIAANKEFCMRARATTWGPIGGQSLYEANVVIVGAGGIAIEYMKQIAPYRCHITVVRRADLPVDGADSTVTFEFLNDVLPQADVVLLAAANTKDTYKMMNAERLDLLKPNAVLINIGRGPLVDSDALDAALRAGKFFGAALDVTDPEPLPDDHPLWTNDRCLITPHVADTPDQVAYLLSLRVGHNVNVFLTQGEDWQGLVDPASGY; from the coding sequence ATGTCCCAACAACATCGTCCCAACCCTGGATCCACGGCAAATAGACCCGCACACATGCTGACGCCAACACCCGGTCCTGTGGCGTTAGCGCCACTTGATGCCGTACGAGACATCCATCGCAATGCCCTCATTGACGGTGGTGCCACAATTGGCGATTTAGGTCCAGATACGAAGGGGCTGTTCTTTCTCGACTATTTTCGTGCTCATGAACTCGCCGGGATATTAGCCGAACACCCTGGCATTGAATGGGTTCAACTGCCCTATGCCGGTGTTGATGCTTTTGGTGAAACGATTGCTGAGTTTGGTGATCGAGTGCTGTTCACGAGTGCAAAAGGGGCATACAGCGAACCAGTTGCTGAACATGCACTGGGGTTGACCATAGCGGCCAATAAAGAGTTTTGTATGCGAGCCAGGGCAACGACGTGGGGGCCCATTGGTGGACAATCACTCTATGAAGCCAATGTTGTTATTGTGGGTGCAGGTGGCATTGCAATCGAATACATGAAGCAAATCGCCCCCTATCGCTGCCACATCACCGTTGTTCGACGGGCCGACCTTCCGGTCGATGGAGCTGATTCAACCGTCACATTCGAGTTCCTGAATGACGTCCTGCCCCAAGCGGACGTGGTGTTATTGGCTGCAGCCAATACCAAAGACACCTACAAAATGATGAATGCTGAACGGTTAGACCTCTTAAAGCCCAATGCCGTGTTGATCAATATTGGTCGAGGTCCACTGGTTGATAGTGATGCACTTGATGCGGCCTTACGTGCAGGCAAATTCTTTGGTGCTGCCTTAGACGTTACTGATCCTGAACCACTACCCGATGATCACCCGCTCTGGACCAACGACCGCTGCTTAATCACTCCACATGTTGCTGACACCCCTGACCAGGTTGCTTACTTACTGAGCCTTCGGGTTGGGCACAACGTGAATGTATTTTTAACCCAGGGTGAAGACTGGCAGGGGCTTGTTGACCCCGCATCTGGCTATTAG
- a CDS encoding site-2 protease family protein, whose amino-acid sequence MSILAILFFIAALLVSVMIHETGHFVTAKVFGMKATQFMIGFGPTLWSTMRGETEYGIKAIPLGGYVRIVGMSTADELSEADWESGRLYIQQPRWQRLIVVLAGIVTNLVLGYLLLALAFGLFGSIVMHDGEVVRQSVGVLPTLAAAFNGPVSFVTMVGQMVSTVGYLFSPAAITDLVGQITSSAPRTDGSLISIVGMAQVVGAFGSQGNLFAVLVMVAQLNLVLGVMNVLPFPPLDGGHVAVIVIEGTVNTVRRWMGKPANWMINVDIWAYIALAVILYFVLILIGTTILDVLKPASSLVGS is encoded by the coding sequence ATGAGCATTCTGGCAATTCTGTTCTTTATCGCGGCGCTTCTTGTAAGCGTCATGATTCATGAAACAGGCCACTTTGTTACGGCCAAAGTCTTTGGTATGAAAGCCACCCAATTCATGATCGGGTTTGGCCCAACCCTCTGGTCCACGATGCGTGGTGAAACCGAATACGGGATTAAAGCAATACCACTTGGTGGGTATGTGCGTATTGTCGGTATGAGTACTGCAGATGAGCTGTCTGAAGCGGATTGGGAAAGTGGGCGCCTGTACATTCAGCAACCTCGTTGGCAGCGACTGATTGTGGTACTTGCTGGTATTGTCACCAACCTTGTATTGGGCTATCTGCTCCTGGCGTTGGCCTTTGGACTCTTCGGATCCATTGTGATGCACGATGGCGAGGTGGTACGCCAGTCGGTTGGTGTGCTGCCTACGTTGGCGGCCGCATTCAACGGGCCAGTATCTTTTGTCACGATGGTGGGTCAGATGGTGTCCACCGTTGGATATCTTTTTAGTCCGGCGGCAATTACTGATCTCGTGGGTCAAATTACGTCCAGTGCCCCACGCACGGATGGCTCCCTTATTTCTATTGTGGGGATGGCTCAAGTCGTTGGGGCATTTGGAAGTCAGGGCAACCTGTTTGCAGTCCTGGTCATGGTGGCCCAATTGAACCTGGTGCTCGGTGTGATGAACGTGCTGCCCTTTCCACCCCTTGATGGTGGGCATGTCGCGGTGATTGTGATTGAAGGCACGGTTAACACCGTTCGTAGATGGATGGGCAAACCGGCAAACTGGATGATTAACGTTGATATTTGGGCTTATATCGCCCTAGCCGTCATTTTGTATTTTGTGTTGATACTCATTGGCACAACCATTTTGGATGTCTTAAAGCCAGCATCTTCATTAGTTGGGTCCTGA
- the dxr gene encoding 1-deoxy-D-xylulose-5-phosphate reductoisomerase, which translates to MRRISLLGSTGSIGVQTIDVVESLPDDLMIVGLANRGNPGIIDQALRCGATYVGIVDPDVAAQARSVLEPEGITVIDGPDAATAIASIASDVVVNGMDGLQGIGPSIAALQSGAALALANKESMVAGAALLHTAAGGDHDRIIPVDSEHSALAQCLRSGEHHEVGRLVLTASGGPFRGRTRDELANVTINEVLAHPTWDMGALVTVNSASLANKGLEVIEAHALFGVDYDAIDVVVHPQSIVHSMVEFVDGSTIAQLAPPDMRSAIQLALTWPERKPVAPVAMDWSSPQTLTFEAPDRLTFPLLDIFIQAGRTGGSAPIVATAANEIAVEALLANRISFLQIPTIVTETLDWQPHEQIRDVADVYAIDSAARAYARTKVEQLV; encoded by the coding sequence ATGCGTAGGATTTCCTTGTTAGGTTCGACTGGATCTATCGGGGTACAGACCATCGACGTGGTGGAATCCCTGCCTGACGACCTCATGATCGTGGGCCTGGCCAATCGAGGAAATCCTGGGATCATCGACCAGGCGTTACGCTGTGGTGCAACATATGTAGGAATCGTTGACCCCGATGTGGCGGCTCAGGCCCGATCCGTGCTTGAACCAGAGGGCATTACGGTTATTGATGGGCCAGATGCCGCAACTGCGATTGCATCTATTGCATCTGATGTCGTGGTGAACGGGATGGACGGCCTTCAAGGTATTGGTCCTTCTATTGCTGCGCTGCAGTCGGGTGCTGCACTTGCGTTAGCGAATAAAGAAAGCATGGTTGCTGGCGCCGCACTGTTACATACTGCTGCTGGTGGTGACCATGACCGCATTATTCCCGTTGATAGTGAGCACTCAGCCTTGGCCCAGTGTCTGCGTAGTGGTGAGCACCATGAGGTTGGCCGGCTTGTTTTAACAGCATCGGGCGGGCCATTTCGTGGACGAACGCGCGATGAACTTGCCAATGTCACGATCAACGAGGTGCTCGCCCATCCCACCTGGGATATGGGTGCCTTGGTGACGGTTAATAGTGCATCGTTAGCCAATAAAGGGCTTGAAGTGATTGAGGCCCACGCCTTGTTTGGGGTGGACTACGATGCGATTGACGTCGTTGTCCACCCGCAAAGTATCGTGCATTCAATGGTTGAGTTTGTTGACGGCAGCACGATTGCCCAACTTGCGCCACCAGATATGCGTTCAGCCATCCAATTGGCCTTGACCTGGCCAGAACGTAAACCGGTCGCTCCTGTCGCTATGGACTGGTCATCACCGCAAACGTTGACGTTTGAAGCGCCAGATCGTCTTACATTCCCCCTGCTTGATATTTTTATTCAGGCAGGCCGTACCGGTGGCAGCGCCCCAATCGTGGCCACTGCTGCGAATGAGATTGCAGTAGAGGCATTGTTGGCGAACAGGATTTCGTTCTTGCAAATCCCAACGATTGTGACCGAAACATTGGACTGGCAACCACACGAGCAAATCCGTGATGTTGCCGATGTCTATGCCATTGATTCAGCGGCGCGAGCCTATGCACGGACGAAGGTGGAGCAATTGGTATGA
- the rlmN gene encoding 23S rRNA (adenine(2503)-C(2))-methyltransferase RlmN: MVVSLSRPVRDLYNDDELAHVLEDQPAFRVNQVQDWLAKGIDDPAKMHNLPRALREQLAEAGGERPRIIRVSEADDGLTRKVLLQCGNEAIESVLMLYPKTNDRAGRATVCISTQAGCAMGCPFCATGQIGLKRQLTLGETVRQVTVMQRLLAGDADPEVWGEHLPAPLPKGVPDHVTNVVFMGMGEPFANQKVCLGAVKWLHERFGLGARSITVSTVGIVPGIKRLQAMDLPVTLAVSLHAPTDALRNDLVPANKAFSIDELLSTVADYLAATKRRVTIEYVMIDQVNSATYQAKQLRDVLKKHLGLGKVHVNLIPMNPTPAVPWFAPPIEQQQAFAQVLNDGGIPATIRANRGNDIDAACGQLYANYQAGSGKTLPRAVGAADRVMQHQMTTKRGSNA, from the coding sequence ATGGTGGTTTCTCTTTCTCGACCCGTTCGAGACCTCTATAACGATGATGAGCTTGCGCATGTCCTTGAGGATCAGCCAGCCTTCCGCGTGAACCAGGTTCAAGATTGGTTAGCCAAAGGCATTGATGACCCTGCCAAGATGCATAATCTTCCTCGGGCCCTGCGAGAACAATTGGCTGAAGCCGGAGGAGAGCGGCCACGCATTATTCGCGTGAGTGAGGCTGATGACGGGCTGACGCGAAAAGTGTTATTACAGTGTGGGAATGAAGCAATCGAGAGTGTACTCATGCTCTATCCCAAAACGAACGATAGAGCTGGGCGGGCAACGGTGTGTATATCAACCCAGGCAGGCTGTGCGATGGGATGCCCGTTTTGTGCCACCGGCCAAATTGGGTTGAAGCGCCAGTTGACACTCGGTGAAACCGTTCGCCAGGTGACTGTCATGCAGCGCCTCTTAGCTGGTGACGCTGATCCTGAGGTCTGGGGAGAGCACCTCCCGGCTCCGTTACCGAAAGGCGTCCCCGACCACGTCACCAACGTTGTATTTATGGGGATGGGTGAACCCTTTGCGAACCAAAAAGTTTGTTTGGGTGCCGTGAAGTGGCTTCATGAACGGTTTGGGTTAGGCGCCCGGTCGATAACGGTCTCAACAGTCGGTATCGTGCCCGGAATCAAACGCCTGCAAGCGATGGATTTACCAGTCACGTTGGCCGTGAGTTTGCATGCCCCAACCGATGCCTTGCGTAACGACCTTGTACCCGCCAATAAAGCATTTTCTATTGATGAATTATTGTCGACGGTGGCTGATTACCTTGCGGCAACGAAACGCCGCGTCACGATTGAGTACGTCATGATTGACCAGGTCAATTCTGCAACATACCAAGCAAAACAGCTTCGCGATGTTCTTAAAAAGCACCTCGGTCTGGGCAAAGTACACGTGAATCTGATCCCGATGAATCCCACCCCAGCCGTGCCATGGTTTGCCCCACCTATTGAGCAGCAGCAAGCCTTTGCCCAGGTGCTCAATGACGGTGGGATTCCCGCTACCATTCGAGCAAATCGTGGGAACGATATTGATGCGGCTTGTGGCCAGCTCTATGCGAATTATCAGGCAGGGTCGGGTAAAACCTTGCCACGTGCTGTTGGTGCCGCTGATCGGGTGATGCAACATCAAATGACAACGAAACGGGGTTCGAATGCGTAG
- a CDS encoding phosphatidate cytidylyltransferase gives MDEPTRKPKDRNLKAAIGVGVALGIAMVLAARLSPIALLIVVQLFLVIALMELDRAFTMRRSQPPTLLAIVAMPISFFAAWNLGPVGLLMGVLLSFLVGVLGVMTSSSQGRAAERFGLYALMVLWVPFLASFLALILRMDNGIWIVLSVFALAASNDIGAYIVGRRFGKHPLAKTISPGKTWEGMFGGLATTVLIAVILFFIVPLPDGIDVWQMGVMGIGMSLASVFGDLFESLIKRDLGVKDLGSILPGHGGVMDRIDAHLFAFPVAWLLLTVTGV, from the coding sequence ATGGATGAACCGACGCGAAAACCCAAGGACCGTAACCTAAAGGCCGCAATTGGTGTTGGTGTGGCCCTTGGGATCGCGATGGTGCTTGCGGCGCGGCTCTCTCCCATTGCGCTCTTAATCGTTGTTCAGTTATTCCTTGTGATTGCGCTTATGGAACTGGACCGCGCATTCACGATGCGACGTTCCCAACCCCCCACGCTGTTGGCTATCGTGGCGATGCCCATTTCGTTTTTTGCCGCATGGAATCTCGGTCCCGTTGGATTGTTAATGGGTGTCCTCCTGAGCTTTCTTGTAGGGGTTCTTGGGGTGATGACCTCGTCGAGTCAAGGCCGAGCAGCAGAACGGTTCGGCCTTTATGCCTTGATGGTGTTATGGGTACCATTCCTGGCCTCGTTCTTGGCGCTGATCTTGCGCATGGATAACGGCATCTGGATTGTGCTCAGTGTGTTTGCCCTCGCGGCATCAAACGATATCGGTGCCTACATCGTTGGGCGGCGGTTTGGAAAACACCCCTTAGCCAAAACGATCAGCCCTGGGAAAACATGGGAGGGTATGTTTGGCGGCCTTGCCACCACGGTCCTTATTGCTGTGATCCTATTTTTCATCGTCCCACTTCCAGACGGCATTGATGTGTGGCAGATGGGTGTGATGGGTATCGGGATGTCCTTGGCGTCTGTCTTTGGTGATCTGTTTGAGAGTTTGATTAAACGTGACCTTGGTGTAAAAGATTTAGGTTCCATTTTGCCTGGTCATGGCGGTGTTATGGACCGGATTGATGCCCATCTCTTTGCCTTTCCGGTAGCCTGGCTTCTTTTAACAGTGACAGGTGTGTAA